A genomic window from Nicotiana sylvestris chromosome 11, ASM39365v2, whole genome shotgun sequence includes:
- the LOC138881444 gene encoding secreted RxLR effector protein 161-like, whose translation MELLKRFEMEVSKVIDTPIATATRLDMDEAGPPMNQTMYRGIIGSLLYLTASRPDIVFSVGLCARFQSNPKESHLKTAKSILRYLKGTQDLVLYYPSCDSFNLIGYADADYAGYLVDRKNTSGMAHFLGSCLIFWGTKKQNSTAFQQLKQNM comes from the coding sequence ATGGAGCTCTTAAAGAGGTTTGAAATGGAGGtatcaaaggtgatagacactcccattgctacagccactcgactggacatggatgaagctGGGCCTCCTATGAATCAAActatgtatagaggcattattgggtctcttcttTATCTCACTGCAAGCAGACCTGATATTGTCTTCAGTGTGgggctatgtgcaaggtttcaatcaaaccccaaggaatctcatttgaagACTGCCAAAAGTAttctgagatatctcaaaggaacacaggacctggtGCTTTATTATCCCTCATGTGACAGCTTTAATCTCATTGGATATGCTGATGcagactatgcaggttatcttgtagACAGGAAAAACACCTCTGGAATGGCTCATTTCCTAGGATCATGTCTTATCTTTTGGGGCACAAAGAAGCAAAACTCAACGGCTTTTCAACAGCTAAAGCAGAATATGTAG